CCTGGGGGCCGCTCTACGCCGTCTGCTACGCCGCCGGAGGCTGGGAGCCGGCCCTCGCGGGCCTCCGGGCGCTGCGCGAGCGGTCCCTCGACGTCGACCTGCTGATGGTGGTCGCCGCGCTCGGCGCCGCCGCCATCGGCCAGTACCTCGACGGCGGGCTCCTCATCGTGATCTTCGCCGCCTCCGGCGCCCTGGAGGCCCTCGCCACCCGTCGTACGGCCGACTCCGTACGCGGGCTCCTCGACCTCGCGCCCGCCACCGCCGTACGCCTCACGGGGGCGGGCGAGGAGTCCGTCGAGGCCACCGCGCTCACGCCCGGCGACACCGTCCTCGTGCGGCCGGGGGAACGCCTCCCCGCCGACGGAACCGTCCTGAGCGGCACGAGCGACATCGACCGGGCGAGCATCACCGGCGAACCGCTCCCGGCCCCCGCGGCACCCGGCGACGAGGTCTTCGCGGGCACCCTGAACGGCTCCGGGGCGCTGCGCGTCCGCGTCGGCAAGGACCCCGGCGACTTCGTCGTCGCCCGGATCGTCGCCCTCGTCGAGGAGGCCAGCGCCACCAAGGCCCCCACCCAGCTCTTCGTCGAGAAGATCGAACAGCGCTACTCCGTCGGCGTCGTCGTCGCCACCCTCGCGCTCTTCGGCCTGCCCGTCGCCTTCGGCGCGGACCTCACCGAGGCCCTCCTGCGCGCGATGACCTTCATGATCGTCGCCTCGCCCTGCGCGGTCGTCCTCGCCACCATGCCCCCGCTGCTCTCCGCCATCGCCACCGCCGGGCGCCACGGCGTCCTCGTGAAGTCCGCCGTCGTCATGGAACGGCTCGGCGCGGTCGACCGCGTGGCGCTCGACAAGACGGGCACCCTCACCGAGGGCGCGCCCCGGGTGACCGCCGTCCGCGGCGACGCGACCGCGCTCGCCCTCGCCGCCGCCGCCGAACTCCCCAGCGAGCACCCGCTGGCCCGCGCCGTGGTCGCCGAAGCCCGCGCCCGGGGCCTGCGCGTACCCGAGGCGACCGACTTCGCCGCCGAGCCGGGACAGGGTGTACGGGCGGTGGTCGACGGCCATGACGTACGGGTCCGCCGGGCGTCCGGCACCCACGGCGACACGGCGGTCGAGGTCGTCGTCGACGGCGCCCCGGCGGCCGTCCTGGAACTCTCCGACCGGCTCCGCGAGGGCGCGGCGGAGTCCGTCGCCGCCCTCGGCCGGCTCACCGGCACCGCCCCCACCCTGCTGACCGGCGACAACGCGGGCGCCGCCGCCCGGATCGCCGCCGAGGCGGGCATCGGCGACGTCCGCGCCGGACTCCTCCCGCACGAGAAGGCGGAGGCGGTACGGGCATGGGAGCGGGCGGGCGCGAAGGTGCTGCTCGTCGGCGACGGCGTCAACGACGCTCCGGCCCTGGCCGCCGCCCACACGGGCGTCGCCATGGGCAGGGCCGGTTCCGACCTGGCCCTGGAGACCGCCGACGTGGTCGTGGTCCGCGACGAGCTCGGCGCGATCCCGGCCGTCGTGGCGCTCTCGCGCCGCGCCCGCCGCCTGGTCGTGCAGAACCTGGTGATCGCGGGCGTCTGCATCGGCGCCCTGGTCGTCTGGGACCTCGTCGGCCACCTGCCGCTGCCCCTGGGCGTCGCCGGCCACGAGGGCTCGACGGTCCTCGTGGGCCTCAACGGCCTGCGGCTGCTGAGGGAGGCGGCCTGGCGCCGGGCGGAGGGCGCCGCGGCGTGAGTCGTGGTGTGCGACGGGGGGTTCGCGGAACCGGGGCCGGCGGGGAGCAGGCCGCGCGCGGCTACGCCTCCGGCCGTCCCAGCTCCGCCAGGGCCCCCGTCAGCCACTCCACCCAGAACCGCTCCAGATCCACCCCGCCCCGCAGGACGAGATGGCGCAGCCGGTCCGGTTCGGTGCGGCGCCGCTCCGCCGGGAAGTCCCGCTCCTCGATCGCGAGGTACTCCGCCAACTGCTCCCGGTGCAGGGCGAGATGGCGCTCCAACTCGGACCGGAGCCCCTCGGTCCCGACGATCGCGGCCGCCCGCATCCGCAGCAGCAGGGCGGCCCGCATCGGCTTGGGGTCCTCGGACCTGGCGACCCAGTCGGTCAGCTCCCCCCGGCCCGCGGGCAGCACCTCGTACTCCTTCTTCTGCCCGCGCGCGGGCACCGGAGCGGGCAGGGCGCGGATGTGCCCCGCCTGCTCCAGCCTGCCCAGCTCGCGGTAGATCTGCTGGTGCGTGGCCGACCAGAAGTAGCCGATCGACTTGTCGAAGCGGCGCGTCAGTTCGAGGCCGGAGGACGGCTTTTCGAGCAACGCGGTGAGGATCGCGTGCGGGAGGGACATGCTCGCATCCTAGATTCGGCCGGCCACACGGATCACAGCGCGGCGGCGAGCCGCGTGCCCTGGTCGATCGCCCGCTTGGCGTCCAGCTCGGCGGCGACGTCCGCGCCACCGATCAGGTGCGTCGAACGCCCCGCAGCCACCAGCTCCTCGTACAGGTCCCGCCGAGGCTCCTGGCCGGCGCACAGCACGATCGTGTCGACCGGCAGGAGCTGGGCCTCGCCGTCGATCGTGACGTGCAGGCCCTCGTCGTCGATCCGGTCGTACGACACGCCCGCCACCATGGCGACGCCCCGGTGCTTGAGCTCGGTGCGGTGGATCCAGCCGGTCGTCTTGCCGAGGCCCGCGCCGACCTTGGTGCTCTTGCGCTGGAGCAGGTGCACCTGGCGCGGCGGCGCGGTGCGCTCGGGGGCCCGCAGTCCGCCCCGGTTCTCGTAGGAGGTGTCCACGCCCCACTGGCGGAAGTACGTCTCGGGGTCCTGGCTCGCGCCCTCCCCGCCGTCCGTGAGGAACTCGGCGACGTCGAAGCCGATGCCGCCGGCGCCGATGATCGCCACCCGCTCGCCGACCGGCGCGCCGTCCCGGAGCACGTCCAGGTAGCTGACGACGCTCGGGTGGTCCACGCCCGCGATCCCGGGGGTGCGCGGGGAGACGCCGGTGGCGACGACGACCTCGTCGTAGCCGTCGAGGTCGCCCGCCGCCACCGGGGTGTTCAGGCGGACCTCGACACCGCGCTCGGCGAGCTGGACGCGGAAGTAGCGGAGGGTCTCGTCGAACTCCTCCTTGCCCGGCACGCGCTTGGCGATGTTGAGCTGGCCGCCGATCTCGGCGGCGGCGTCGAAGAGGGTGACGGCGTGGCCGCGCTCGGCCGCCGACACCGCGCAGGCGAGTCCGGCGGGGCCGGCGCCGACGACCGCGACGCGCTTGGCGAGGCGGGTGGGGGAGAGGACGAGCTCGGTCTCGTGGCAGGCGCGCGGATTGACCAGGCAGGAGGTGATCTTCAGGTTGAAGGTGTGGTCGAGGCAGGCCTGGTTGCAGCCGATGCACGTGTTGATCGTGTCGGCGCGGCCTTCCGAGGCCTTCGCGACGAAGGCGGGGTCGGCGAGGAAGGGGCGGGCCAGCGAGACCAGGTCGGCCCGTCCGTCGGCGAGGATCTCCTCCGCGACCTCGGGGGTGTTGATGCGGTTGCTGGTGACGAGCGGGACGGAGACCGCGCCCATCAGCTTCTTCGTGACCCAGGTGTACGCGCCGCGCGGCACGGAGGTGGCGATGGTGGGGATGCGCGCCTCGTGCCAGCCGATGCCGGTGTTGATGATGGTGGCGCCGGCCGCCTCGATCTCCTTGGCGAGCCGGACGACCTCCTCCAGGGTGGAGCCGCCGGGCACGAGGTCCAGCATGGAGAGGCGGTAGACGAGGATGAAGTCCGCGCCGACCCGCTCGCGGATCCGGCGGACGATCTCCAGCGGGAAGCGGACCCGGTTCTCGTACGAACCGCCCCACCGGTCGGTGCGCTGGTTCGTCGCCGCGGCGATGAACTCGTTGATGAGGTAGCCCTCGGAGCCCATGACCTCGACGCCGTCGTATCCCGCCTGCTTGGCGAGCTCGGCGCAGCGGGCGTAGTCCTCGACGGTCTGCTCGACCTCGGCGTCGGTCAGCTCGTTCGGTACGAAGGGGCTGATCGGGGCCTGGATGGCGCTGGGCGCCACGAGGCCGGGGTGGTACGCGTACCGGCCGAAGTGCAGGATCTGCATCGCGATCCGGCCGCCCTCGCCGTGCACGGCGTCGGTGATCAGCCGGTGCTCGGCGACCTCCTCGGCGGTGGTGAGCTTGGCCCCGCCGTCCCAGGGGCGGCCGGCCTCGTTGGGCGCGATGCCGCCGGTGACGATGAGGCCGACGCCGCCGCGGGCGCGCTCGGCGTAGAAGGCGGCCATGCGCTCGAAGCCGTGCTCCGTCTCCTCCAGGCCGACGTGCATCGAACCCATGATCACCCGGTTGGGCAGGGTCGTGAACCCGAGGTCGAGCGGGCTCAGCAGATGCGGGTACGGGGTGGGTGTGGGGGTCGCGGTCATGGGGGCGCCTCCTCGCGCAGGATCAGTCGACCTCAGTTCTAGGGGACCCCTCTCTGTTATGCAACTAGTTGCAGAAGATTCGGAACGTGATGTCTACTACTCAGTAGCAAGAGGTGCTGCCTGCAGCCAGGCGTCCAGCTCCTCCGGTGTACGGGGCTCGGGCGCGTCCGGGGCGAGCAGCCCGTGGGCGCGCAGCAGCCGGGCGACGGACGTGCCCCAGGGCCGCCGCAGCCGCGCCGCGTCGAGCAGGGCGTCGTCGCCGAGGAGCTCGGCGACCGGACCGGTCCGCAGACCGGCGGGGGAGAGCACCGCCGCCTCGTCCGCCCAGCGCAGCGCGAGATCCACGTCGTGCGTCGCCATCACCACCGTCGTGCCGGACGCGCGGAGCCGCGCGAGGGCGTCGAGGAGCCGCTCCTGACCGTGCGGATCGAGCCCGGCCGTCGGCTCGTCCATGATCAGCACCCGGGGTCGCATGGCCACCGCGCCCGCGATCGCGGCCCGCTTGCGCTGCCCGTACGACAGCAGATGCGTCGGCCGGTCCTCCAGGGCCACGATGTCCAGCGCCTCCAGGGCCTCCCGCACCCGGAGCCGTACCTCCTCCTCCGGCAGCCCCAGGTTCATCGGCCCGAAGGACACGTCCTGACCGACCGAGGCCGCGAACAGCTGGTCGTCCGGGTCCTGCACCACCAGCTGCACGGTCGTCCGCAGCCGGGTCAGCCCCTTCCGGTCGTACGTCACCTCCGCCCCGTCCAGGAGCAGCGACCCGCTCCCGCGCCGCAGCCCCCCGCTGAGCAGCCGCAGCAGCGTCGTCTTGCCGCTGCCGTTCCGCCCGAGCAGCGCGATCGCCCGCCCCTCCGGCACCGCGAAGTCCACGTCCGACAGGACCGCCGGCCCGTCCTCGTAGGCGAAACCCGCCTTCACCAGCTCCACGACGGGCGTCGCGGAGGTCGTCGGAGACGTCACGGCAGGAACCTTTCGAGTACGAGGGTGAGGGCGACGAGCCCGCAGAGGAGCCCGACGGCCGCCGCCAGGAACCGGCGGGAGACCGCGGCCGTGGGGACCAGGACCCGCAGGGTCCCGTCGTAGCCGCGCCCGGCGAGCCCCGACTGCAGGCGCTGCGCCCGGTCGAAGGCGCGCACGAACGCCGTGGCGCCGAGCCCGGCGAGCGAACGCCAGGTCGCCGCCCGGGTGGTGTGCCCGAGGCGGGCGGCCTGCGCCTGGCGGATCTTGGACAGGGAGTCGAGGAGCAGGAAGATGATCCGGTACATCACGAGCGCCACGTCCACCACGGGAGCGGGCACCCCCGCACGGACGAGCCGGGGGAGCACGTCGGAGACGGGCGTCGTGAACGCGAAGAGCAGCACCCCCAGCGAGGCGGCGGCGGTCCGCAGCAGCAGCTCGCCCGCGTGGACGGGCCCGCCGGGCGCGAGGGCCACGAACCCCCGCGCCCCGCCCACCTCGAAGAGCAGCGGCACCGCGCCCGTGACGCAGAACCCGAGCGGCACGCGGAACGCCCGCCACAACTGACGGCCCGCCACCCCGGCCGGGCCCAGCAGGACCGCGAGCGTGGCCGCCGCGACGAGCACCGCACCCGGCCACGGCGGCAGACACACCGCGCAGAGCGTGAGACCGAAGCCGAGCAGGGCCTTCTCGACGGGATGGCGGCGGCGCCAGCGACTGCTGTGCGCCGCCGCGTCGATCGGCAACATGGGCGGCTACGCGTCCTTGCCCTCGGCTTCGATGCGGGAGCCCGCGGTCGCGGCACCCGCTGTGTCCGCGCTCTCCGCACCCTCGCCGGCCTGCGACGCCAGCGCGCGGGCCTCACCCTGCCGACGTCCGCGCCGCACACCGAAGTAGTAGGCGAGGACACCGGCGCCCAGCGCCGCCTGGAGGGCGAACAGTGCCGACTCGATCTCGCCGGACGGCGGCTCGTACAGGGGGCTGAACCACGGCTCGTAGTCCGGCTGGAGCTCCGCGATCGCGGTCTCCGCCTCCGCGTCCGCCCCGGTGAACGGCTCTTCCTTGTGGTCGCCGAGCCCCAGCGCGAGCGGCAGCACGGCGAGCGCGGCGACGACGAGCAGGAGCAGGGCGTTGATCTTCGTGTTCCGGCTGACGGTGAAGCTCATCGCGCGGCCGCCTCCTCGTGTCGCTTCGTGGCGGACCGGGTCAGGACGCCCAGCCGGGTCAGCTCGCCCTTGCTGGACTGCATGAGCAGCCGCATCACGAGCACGGTGAGCAGGCCCTCGCTCACCGCCAGCGGGATCTGTGTCACGGCGAAGATGGAACCGAACTTGGCCAGGGCGCCCATGATGCCGCTGCCCTGGTCGGGGAAGGCCAGCGCGAGCTGGACGCTCGTGACGCAGTACGTGGACAGATCGGCGACGAACGCGCCGAAGAAGACGGCGACCATCAGCGGCGCACCGAACCGGCGCACCAGCAGATAGGTCCCGTACCCCGCCCAGGGCCCGACGATCGCCATCGAGAAGGCGTTCGCGCCGAGCGTGGTGAGCCCGCCGTGGGCGAGCAGCAGGGCCTGGAAGAGCAGGGTGATCGTCCCGAGGACCGCCATGATCGGCGGCCGGAAGAGGATCGCGCCCAGACCCGTACCCGTCGGATGCGAGCAACTGCCCGTCACCGAAGGGAGTTTGAGCGCGGACAGGACGAACGTGAAGGCGCCGGAGGCGCCGAGCAGCAGAGTGGACTCGGGGTTGGAACGCACCTCACGGGTGAGCGCGCGAACCCCGTGGACGACGAACGGAGCGGCCGCGACGCCCCAGGCGGCGGCGTGAACGGGGGGCAGATACCCCTCGGCTATATGCATGGTTGGGAGACCCTCTCCAGCACCTCGTGGATGGACAACGCACCCTGGCCGGTCTCCTGGCTGACGGTCATACGTCCCGACTCCGCCTTCCCACACCGCGGTGGTCTCCCACAACGGTCCAGTGGCTTGCCCGCGGGGGTCTCCCATGGGTGTGGAGCCGGAACTCCCGATCACAGTGGCGAGGGCCGCACCGGTACCGCACCGGTTTCCCGTACACCAAGGCCCTGCGACACTAGTGCGTTGACCAGGTGCATTACAACGCGGAGGAGCACGGAGCGGTGAGTGATGTTCGACAGAGGGTCAGTTCCGGGTCCCCACTCGAACCGGAGATCGGCTTTTCCCGGGCCGTTCGAAAGGGTGCGTACGTGGCGGTCGCCGGGACCGCTCCCATCGGCGACGACGGGGCCGCCGTCGCGCCGGGTGACGTGTACGCCCAGACCGTCAGGTGTCTCGACATCGCCGAGGAGGCACTGAAGGCGGCGGGTGCGTCACTGGAGGACGTCGTGCGCACCCGCGTCATGCTGACCGACGTGACCTCGTGGAAGGAGGCCGCGCGGGCACACGGGGAGCGGTTCTCGGAGGTTCGGCCGGTGACGACCTTCGTCGAGGTCTCGCGGTTCATCGATCCCGCATGGCTCGTCGAGGTGGAGCTCGACGCCGTCGTCGGCTGACGGCGGGGAGAGCGGGCCGACCGGTGGCCGGCCCGCCACCGCTTCGTACTACTTAGGCTCCGTCGCGATCTGGATCAGGTTGCCGCAGGTGTCGTCGAAGACGGCGGTGGTGACGGGGCCCATCTCCAGGGGCTCCTGGGTGAAGTGGACGCCGAGGCCGCGCAGACGGGCGTACTCCGCCTGCACGTCGTCGACCGCGAACTGGGCCAGCGGGATGCCGTCCTGGACCAGCGCGTCGCGGTACGGCTTGACCGCCGGATGGCCGGCGGGCTCCAGGAGGAGTTCGGTGCCGGCGGGCTCGTGGGGCGAGACGACGGTCAGCCACCGGTCCGTCTCGCCCAGCGGGACGTCGTGCTTCTTCACGAAGCCGAGGATCTCGGTGTAGAAACGCTCGGCCTTGGCCTGGTCGTCGACGAAGACGCTGGTCAGATGGATCTTCATGAGGTGCTCTTCTCCGGTCCTGGGGTGTCGGGCACGGGCCATCGCTCGGTGATGTGCCGCAAGGGGGTGGTGTTCAGGTCGTGGAACTTGTAGCGGCCCTCTCGCCTGGTCTCGACGAGCCCGGCGGCCTCCAGCACGGCGAGGTGCTGGGAGACCCCCTGGCGCGAGATGCCGAGCTGATGCTTCATGCTCAGGCGCGAACAGATCTCGAACAGTGTCTGTCCGGATTTCTCCGTGAGCTCGTCGAGGATCGTGCGGCGGGTGGGGTCGGCCAGGGCTTTGAAAAGGTCGTCGGCCACCACCCCAGGATAGGCAACTCCTCACTTGCTTATCAAGTCGACACCCTCGCCCCTTCCCTCCGTCCCTCCTGCCTCACTCCTTGCGATAGGCGTACGCCTCCGACGCCGCCGCGGCGACCGCGTCGAGATCCCCGCCCGCGCTCGCCGTCACCAGCGCCGCGACCGCGCCCTCGACGAACGGCGCGTCGACCAGCCGGGCGCCCTCCGGCAGCTCGTCGCCCTCGGCGAGCAGCGCCTTCACCGTCAGGACCGCACTGCCCAGGTCGACGAGGAGCGCCACCCCGGCGCCGCCGTCGACGGCCTCCGCCGCCGCGCAGATCAGCTCGGCGCTCGTCCCGAGACCGCCGTCGGGGAGCCCGCCTGCCGGCCGGATCGGCGCCGTCCCGCCGCTGCCCGCGAGGCCCTGGGCCAGCGCCGCCACCGAGGCCGCGACATCCGCGCTGTGCGAGACCAGCACGATGCCGACCGGCGCGGTCTCGCTCACGCGGCACCCTCCGTACGGGCTGTGGCGGCGAGCTCGGCGAACAACAGCGCCGACGACGTCGCCCCCGGGTCCTGGTGCCCGATCGACCGCTCGCCGAGATAGCTGGCCCTGCCCTTGCGCGCCTGGAGCGGTACGGTCGCGAGCGCGCCCTCCTCGGCCGCCGCGCGCGCCGCCCCGAAGGAGCTCCACAGCCCCTCCACGGCCGGGACGAGCGCGTCCAGCATCGTCTTGTCGCCCACCTGGGCGCCGCCCAACTGGGCCACGGCGGCCACACCTGCACCGAACGCCTCCGCGAGCCGCTCCCGGTCGACCCGCTCGCCCTTGCCCAGCGCCTTGCCCGTACGGCGCAGCAGCGTCCCGTACAGCGGCCCCGAAGCACCGCCCACCGTGGAGATCAGCTGCCGCCCCGCGGCGACGAGCACCGCACCGGGCGTCGCGGGCGGTTCCTTCGCCAGCAGCTCCGCCACGGCCGCGAACCCTCGCTTCAGATTGACGCCGTGGTCGGCGTCACCGATCGCCGAGTCCAGCTCGGTGAGCCGATCGGCCTCACGGTCGACGGCCCCGGCCATCGCCTCCAGCCACCGCACGAGAAACTCCGCGCCGAATGTCTCACCCATGTCTGCGTCCTTTCCCTCTCCCACACCGTCTCCCCTACGTTGCCTCACCGACCCCAGCGCAGCGCGGGCGTCTGCACCGGCGCGTCCCACAAGCGCAGCAGCTCCTCGTCCACCTCGCACAGGGTCACCGAGCAGCCGGCCATGTCGAGCGACGTCACGTAGTTCCCGACGAGTGTCCGGGCCACCGGGATCCGGCGCTCGGCCAGCACCCGCTGCACCTCGGCGTTGAAGCCGTACAGTTCGAGCAGCGGGGTCCCGCCCATGCCGTTGACCAGCGCGAGCACCGGACCGGACGGACGCAGGTCCTCGACCACGATGTCGACGGCGTAGTCCGCGATCTCCCGCGAGGTCATCATGGCGCGCCGCTCGCGGCCCGGCTCGCCGTGGATGCCGATGCCCAACTCCAGCTCGCCGTCGGGGAGATCGAAGGTGGGGCTGCCCTTGGCGGGGGTGGTGCACGCGCTCAGCGCGACCCCGAAGGACCGGCAGCGCGCGTCCACTTGGCGGGCGATCGCCTCCACCCGCGCCAGTGGGGCGCCTTCCTCGGCGGCGGCCCCCGCGATCTTCTCCACGAACAGGGTGCCCCCGGTCCCACGCCGCCCCGCCGTGTACAGGCTGTCGGTCACCGCCACGTCGTCGTCGACCAGGACCTTCGCGACCTGGATGCCCTCGTCCTCGGCGAGCTCCGCCGCCATCTCGAAGTTGAGCACGTCGCCGGTGTAGTTCTTGACGACGAACAGCACCCCGGCGCCGCTGTCGACGGCGGCCGCGGCCCGCACCATCTGCTCGGGCACGGGCGACGTGAAAACTTCCCCGGGGCACGCCGCCGACAGCATCCCGGGCCCCACGAACCCGCCGTGCAACGGCTCGTGCCCGGACCCGCCCCCGGACACCAGCGCGACCTTCCCGGCCACGGGAGCATCCCGCCGCACGACGATCCGCCGCCCCACGTCCACGGTCAGCTCGGGGTGGGCGGCGGCCATCCCGCGCAGAGCGTCGGCCACGACGGTCTCCGGGACGTTGATCAGCATCCTCACGGATACCTCCTGGTGAGACTAGCAGGCATGTGGCTGAGCAGGCTTTTCGCAGGTCAGAATGGGTGAGGCCGGTCATTGATCTTGGCGGTTCATGGCGCCCGGGGGCGGTTTCGAGCGGTACTGGTGCTGACCTGTTGCTGACTTTTCTGACTGCCCGTCAGGGATGGGTTGAGCTGGGTGCTCTTTGCACTTGTGCATGATGGCGCAATTATCGGCATGGGGGTCCGGTTGCGCACTGGTGCGTCGCGGCCGGAGGTGGCCGATCCCGTGTCGGCAGGCTTTGTGTGGCGCCTCGGGGCTCAACTGTGGCCGGCTGGATGGCGAGTGTCCGTGCGCGGGGATGCATGCTCGAAACGCAGGCCACAGATGAGCTGGCAGGTAATACAGTTCTTGGCCGTGGACTCCCCGTTGAGGAGTCCGTTGCGGTCCTGGGGAAGTGATGCGCGATGGGGCTGTCGGGCGGGGCAGCGGATAAAGCGGGCAACCGGTACGAGAACTGGTGGACCGCGCTGAAGGTTGCGGACCTCCTGCGAGGAGAGGCCCCGCGGATCCGTCTTGAGCCTCCGGGGCAGGCCGGTGAGGGCATCGAGTTCCAGCTCGTGGCCAAGGGGCAGACCTGGTGCGATCAGGTGAAGGACGTGGCTTCGAAGGGGCCATGGACGCTGAAATCCGCGGCAGCCCTTCTCACGGCCGTGTCCGGCCACCTTGCCGGCGGCAGGAAAGTGCGACTCGTTCTCTCGACCGGGGCGCCCAGACTGCAGGACCTCGCCGGCCGTGCGAGGGCCGCTGTCACCCTCGCCGAGTTCGAAGAGATTCTCACCGACACCCAAGGGAGCGACTTCACGGTCCTGTGTGGCACTTGGGCCGATGACGGCAGACTCGTAGCCCGGGAGACCGCCTGGCGGTACCTCCGGTCCGTGTACGTGGAGCACTACCCGCCGGAGAACCTGCGCCAACTGGTCCACCTCACTTACGAGCAACTGTTCGTAGGGAATCCTGAGGGAATCGTCAGGCAGCTGAGCGGATACCTGGACGACAACCTCCACAAGTGGCTCACCGGGTCCGAGATCCGTAACCACTTGCTCTCTCTCGACGGAGTTCGACTCCGGCTGTTGGCCGGGGACAGCAATACGCTCAATTCCCTGGCGGACACCAAGGACGGGTTCCTGCGGCGCGTGCGTGGTACAGCGCCCATCCTCGGACTGGCCGCGCGTCCTCACCTCGACCAGCTGTACCGTCGGTTGGTGGCGGAGAACGGTCCGCAGATCGTGTTGTGCGAGGGACGGGCGGGCTCGGGTAAGTCGACGGTTGTTGCGGATGTACTGGAACGCCTCGCAGACCAGGGGTGGCCGATCGCCGCTGTTCGTATGGACCAGGCTGATCTGTCGGTGCGAACGGCGAGAGATCTCGGCACCATGATGAATCTGCAGGATTCGCCCGGGATCCTGCTGCCCGGAGTCGCCGATGGAAGGTCAGGGCTCTTCGTCATCGACCAGCTGGACGCTGTCAGTCTGTACAGCGGTCGCATGGCGGATGCTTTCGAGGCCGTTGAGGGAGTACTCGCTCAACTCTCGGTC
The sequence above is a segment of the Streptomyces sp. NBC_01255 genome. Coding sequences within it:
- a CDS encoding heavy metal translocating P-type ATPase, yielding MALPELDTAQAPAAARPVRPGPTRTRATALPEVRWAALAALAFLAAFPLDLAGAPGWAWGPLYAVCYAAGGWEPALAGLRALRERSLDVDLLMVVAALGAAAIGQYLDGGLLIVIFAASGALEALATRRTADSVRGLLDLAPATAVRLTGAGEESVEATALTPGDTVLVRPGERLPADGTVLSGTSDIDRASITGEPLPAPAAPGDEVFAGTLNGSGALRVRVGKDPGDFVVARIVALVEEASATKAPTQLFVEKIEQRYSVGVVVATLALFGLPVAFGADLTEALLRAMTFMIVASPCAVVLATMPPLLSAIATAGRHGVLVKSAVVMERLGAVDRVALDKTGTLTEGAPRVTAVRGDATALALAAAAELPSEHPLARAVVAEARARGLRVPEATDFAAEPGQGVRAVVDGHDVRVRRASGTHGDTAVEVVVDGAPAAVLELSDRLREGAAESVAALGRLTGTAPTLLTGDNAGAAARIAAEAGIGDVRAGLLPHEKAEAVRAWERAGAKVLLVGDGVNDAPALAAAHTGVAMGRAGSDLALETADVVVVRDELGAIPAVVALSRRARRLVVQNLVIAGVCIGALVVWDLVGHLPLPLGVAGHEGSTVLVGLNGLRLLREAAWRRAEGAAA
- a CDS encoding PadR family transcriptional regulator, with translation MSLPHAILTALLEKPSSGLELTRRFDKSIGYFWSATHQQIYRELGRLEQAGHIRALPAPVPARGQKKEYEVLPAGRGELTDWVARSEDPKPMRAALLLRMRAAAIVGTEGLRSELERHLALHREQLAEYLAIEERDFPAERRRTEPDRLRHLVLRGGVDLERFWVEWLTGALAELGRPEA
- a CDS encoding NADPH-dependent 2,4-dienoyl-CoA reductase, with translation MTATPTPTPYPHLLSPLDLGFTTLPNRVIMGSMHVGLEETEHGFERMAAFYAERARGGVGLIVTGGIAPNEAGRPWDGGAKLTTAEEVAEHRLITDAVHGEGGRIAMQILHFGRYAYHPGLVAPSAIQAPISPFVPNELTDAEVEQTVEDYARCAELAKQAGYDGVEVMGSEGYLINEFIAAATNQRTDRWGGSYENRVRFPLEIVRRIRERVGADFILVYRLSMLDLVPGGSTLEEVVRLAKEIEAAGATIINTGIGWHEARIPTIATSVPRGAYTWVTKKLMGAVSVPLVTSNRINTPEVAEEILADGRADLVSLARPFLADPAFVAKASEGRADTINTCIGCNQACLDHTFNLKITSCLVNPRACHETELVLSPTRLAKRVAVVGAGPAGLACAVSAAERGHAVTLFDAAAEIGGQLNIAKRVPGKEEFDETLRYFRVQLAERGVEVRLNTPVAAGDLDGYDEVVVATGVSPRTPGIAGVDHPSVVSYLDVLRDGAPVGERVAIIGAGGIGFDVAEFLTDGGEGASQDPETYFRQWGVDTSYENRGGLRAPERTAPPRQVHLLQRKSTKVGAGLGKTTGWIHRTELKHRGVAMVAGVSYDRIDDEGLHVTIDGEAQLLPVDTIVLCAGQEPRRDLYEELVAAGRSTHLIGGADVAAELDAKRAIDQGTRLAAAL
- a CDS encoding ATP-binding cassette domain-containing protein, coding for MTSPTTSATPVVELVKAGFAYEDGPAVLSDVDFAVPEGRAIALLGRNGSGKTTLLRLLSGGLRRGSGSLLLDGAEVTYDRKGLTRLRTTVQLVVQDPDDQLFAASVGQDVSFGPMNLGLPEEEVRLRVREALEALDIVALEDRPTHLLSYGQRKRAAIAGAVAMRPRVLIMDEPTAGLDPHGQERLLDALARLRASGTTVVMATHDVDLALRWADEAAVLSPAGLRTGPVAELLGDDALLDAARLRRPWGTSVARLLRAHGLLAPDAPEPRTPEELDAWLQAAPLATE
- the cbiQ gene encoding cobalt ECF transporter T component CbiQ, coding for MLPIDAAAHSSRWRRRHPVEKALLGFGLTLCAVCLPPWPGAVLVAAATLAVLLGPAGVAGRQLWRAFRVPLGFCVTGAVPLLFEVGGARGFVALAPGGPVHAGELLLRTAAASLGVLLFAFTTPVSDVLPRLVRAGVPAPVVDVALVMYRIIFLLLDSLSKIRQAQAARLGHTTRAATWRSLAGLGATAFVRAFDRAQRLQSGLAGRGYDGTLRVLVPTAAVSRRFLAAAVGLLCGLVALTLVLERFLP
- a CDS encoding energy-coupling factor ABC transporter substrate-binding protein yields the protein MSFTVSRNTKINALLLLVVAALAVLPLALGLGDHKEEPFTGADAEAETAIAELQPDYEPWFSPLYEPPSGEIESALFALQAALGAGVLAYYFGVRRGRRQGEARALASQAGEGAESADTAGAATAGSRIEAEGKDA
- a CDS encoding energy-coupling factor ABC transporter permease, whose amino-acid sequence is MHIAEGYLPPVHAAAWGVAAAPFVVHGVRALTREVRSNPESTLLLGASGAFTFVLSALKLPSVTGSCSHPTGTGLGAILFRPPIMAVLGTITLLFQALLLAHGGLTTLGANAFSMAIVGPWAGYGTYLLVRRFGAPLMVAVFFGAFVADLSTYCVTSVQLALAFPDQGSGIMGALAKFGSIFAVTQIPLAVSEGLLTVLVMRLLMQSSKGELTRLGVLTRSATKRHEEAAAR
- a CDS encoding RidA family protein; its protein translation is MSDVRQRVSSGSPLEPEIGFSRAVRKGAYVAVAGTAPIGDDGAAVAPGDVYAQTVRCLDIAEEALKAAGASLEDVVRTRVMLTDVTSWKEAARAHGERFSEVRPVTTFVEVSRFIDPAWLVEVELDAVVG
- a CDS encoding VOC family protein is translated as MKIHLTSVFVDDQAKAERFYTEILGFVKKHDVPLGETDRWLTVVSPHEPAGTELLLEPAGHPAVKPYRDALVQDGIPLAQFAVDDVQAEYARLRGLGVHFTQEPLEMGPVTTAVFDDTCGNLIQIATEPK
- a CDS encoding ArsR/SmtB family transcription factor, producing the protein MADDLFKALADPTRRTILDELTEKSGQTLFEICSRLSMKHQLGISRQGVSQHLAVLEAAGLVETRREGRYKFHDLNTTPLRHITERWPVPDTPGPEKSTS
- a CDS encoding PTS-dependent dihydroxyacetone kinase phosphotransferase subunit DhaM, which codes for MSETAPVGIVLVSHSADVAASVAALAQGLAGSGGTAPIRPAGGLPDGGLGTSAELICAAAEAVDGGAGVALLVDLGSAVLTVKALLAEGDELPEGARLVDAPFVEGAVAALVTASAGGDLDAVAAAASEAYAYRKE